One stretch of Drosophila biarmipes strain raj3 unplaced genomic scaffold, RU_DBia_V1.1 ptg000004l, whole genome shotgun sequence DNA includes these proteins:
- the LOC127011646 gene encoding uncharacterized protein LOC127011646, whose product MLADEYSELEKDREAFTQENKFSKTKSSPRTQVIFLSLRIFLRAYKVPDLDTSMLADEYEELEKDREAIAQENKFSKAKSSPRTQVTCRRCEETDNQETRRNDQCSPPQRVPRQQAPGAPREGQWKQPKQQQMQPANTVWRPLSTTKRPRGTTHIADPHEAC is encoded by the coding sequence ATGCTAGCTGATGAGTACtcagaactggaaaaggatcGGGAAGCGTTcacacaagaaaacaagttctcgaaGACCAAGTCGTCACCACGAACGCAGGTGATCTTCCTaagcttaaggatcttcctaagggcgtacaaagtgccggacctggacacgtcgATGCTAGCCGATgagtacgaagaactggaaaaggatcGGGAAGCGAtcgcacaagaaaacaagttctcgaaggccaagtcgtcaccacgaacgcaggtcacgtgcagaagatgcgaggagacagataaccaggagacacggagaaatgaccaatgttcaccgccacaacgagtcccgcgacagcaggcaccaggagcaccacgagaaGGCCAATGGAAGCAACCaaagcagcaacagatgcaaccagcgaacactgtGTGGAGACCGCTTAGCACAACAaagaggccgcggggaacgacacacattgcagatccccatgaggcttgctaa